The Klebsiella quasivariicola region TTCGTGGTCCAGCTGAGCGATCAGGTCGGTCAGTTTCTGTTTTTCGATCAGCGCCGCCCGGGCCAGATCCTCTTTCTCTTTACGCAGCGCCAGCTCGGCTTTTTCCTGCCATTCCGCCTGCTGGGCAATTGCCTGCTCAATACGACGGGACAGCTGTTTCTTTTCCGCCAGCGCGCGGGCCGACGTCGAACGCACCTCCACCAGCGTGTCTTCCATCTCCTGGATCATCAGACGCACCAGCTTTTGCGGGTCCTCGGCTTTCTCCAGCAGGGAGTTGATGTTGGCGTTCACGATGTCGGCAAAACGAGAAAAAATACCCATAATTTCAATCCTCATAGTTCTGGTTTCAGGTATTCACCTGTGGCTTAGCTAATACAAATGGCGTGCCAACTTTTTATCTTATTGATTTTAAACAACGTGGTTGCGAACTGCGCAGCGCATTGCTACAGTCACCTGGTTAATCACACTACTTAATGGCGAAATTCATCATGGCGCAGTACAAGGATAATCTGCTGGGCGAGGCCAATAGCTTTCTCGAGGTGCTGGAACAGGTTTCCCGGCTGGCCCCGCTGGATAAACCGGTGCTGGTCATCGGCGAGCGCGGTACCGGGAAAGAGCTTATCGCTAACCGTCTGCACTACCTCTCCAGCCGCTGGCAGGGGCCGTTTATCTCGCTGAACTGCGCGGCGCTGAACGACAATTTGCTCGATTCGGAGCTGTTCGGCCACGAAGCCGGGGCCTTCACCGGGGCCAGCAAGCGCCATCCCGGGCGCTTCGAGCGCGCCGACGGCGGGACGCTGTTTCTTGATGAGCTGGCGACGGCGCCGATGCTGGTACAGGAGAAGCTGTTAAGAGTGATTGAATATGGTGAGCTGGAGCGTGTAGGCGGTAGCCAGCCGCTGCAGGTCAACGTCCGGCTAGTGTGCGCCACCAACGCTGACCTGCCGCGGATGGTGGAGGAAGGCCATTTTCGCGCCGACCTGCTCGATCGCCTCGCCTTCGACGTGGTGCAGCTCCCCCCGCTGCGCGAACGGCAGAGCGACATCATGCTGCTCGCCAACCAGTTCGCCATTCAGATGTGCCGCGAACTTGGTCTGCCGCTGTTTCCCGGCTTCAGCGAACGGGCGACCGCAACGCTGCTTGGCTACCGCTGGCCGGGGAATATTCGCGAACTGAAGAACGTCGTTGAACGCTCAGTGTATCGCCACGGCGACAGCGAGCATGAGCTGGACGCCA contains the following coding sequences:
- the pspF gene encoding phage shock protein operon transcriptional activator gives rise to the protein MAKFIMAQYKDNLLGEANSFLEVLEQVSRLAPLDKPVLVIGERGTGKELIANRLHYLSSRWQGPFISLNCAALNDNLLDSELFGHEAGAFTGASKRHPGRFERADGGTLFLDELATAPMLVQEKLLRVIEYGELERVGGSQPLQVNVRLVCATNADLPRMVEEGHFRADLLDRLAFDVVQLPPLRERQSDIMLLANQFAIQMCRELGLPLFPGFSERATATLLGYRWPGNIRELKNVVERSVYRHGDSEHELDAIIINPFRQTTVSPPEAASGDELPALPLDLRDFQLQQEKRLLQRSLEQAKYHQKQAATLLGLTYHQLRALLKKHQL